From the genome of Pseudomonas putida:
CGTCATCTCTCCCTGCCCATCGCCCACGGCCTGCAGGTTCGGCCTGTACATCGACTCGACCTGCGGCGGCGGCACGCGGTAAGTGCCAGGTGTCACCGCACGGGCCAGGTACAGCAAGTGGGTGGTGCCATAGCCGTCGAGCTTGAGCGCCGCGACGTAACGATCGTCCCGGTACTCCTGGTGCACCACGCTGGCGTTCTGCATCGACTCGCGCCACTGCTTCACCGCGCTGCTGGCGTTGTCCAGGCTGGCCGCGCTCTGCGCCAGGTTCTGGTTCTCCAGCTCCAGGCCGGCCGGCAGCAGGTCGACCACCAGCGCATCGGGCACCCGGTCCTGCGACTTGAGCGCCAGGTGTACCAGTACCAGGTCGCCGCTGCGCAGGTTGTGCAGGTCCAGCGCCTGGCCATTCATGCCCAGGTATTCGCGGCGGATCTCCATGCCGTTACCCATGGCGGCAGGCGCCTGGCGCGGGTATCCCGACAACGTCAGTTGCTGGTAGAGGGTCTCGCTGCCTTCGTTCTGTACGCTCAGCGGGGAAGCCAGCAGTGGCCCCTCGAGTTTCATCCCGGACTCGGCATTGTTCAGCTCACGCACCTCGCCGGCGCTGTCCAGGCGCGCCTGCCACTGGCCTTCCGGCTTACCGAGCAAGCCACGGCCGGCCAGGTAGAGTGCATTGCGTTCCTGGGTCGACAGCCAGCGATTGGCCGCCAGTTCGTCGGAGAGCGCGAACAGCCGCTGGTCGACCTGGCCGCTGGCCAAGTCGTTCTCCTGCAACAGCGCCAGAATCAGCGCCTGGTCACGCAGGCTGCTGCCGTAGTCGGCCATCCAACCCTTGCTGCGGCCAATGCCCAGCCCGGCCTGCAGGGCCTGCTGCGAACGCGGCTTGTCGCCCATCTTGTCCAGCGCTACCGCCAGTTGCACCAGCGGCAGGCCGGAGCGCGCATCGGCACGGCGCTCGAACAGGCTGCGCAAGGCGCCCAGCGGTGCCTGCTGGCTACGCGCAAGTACCAGCGCCGCATACGCCTGCACGGCGAAGCGGGTGTGCTCGGCATTCTCGCTGTAATCGACCTCGATCAGGTTACGCTCCTGCAGGTAACGCAACAGGCGCTCGTTGGCCTTCTTCAAGGCTTCGGCGGGTACGCCATAACCCTGGTCACGGGCGCGCAGCAGGAAGTCGGTGACATAGGCGGTCAGCCAGTATTCCTCCTCGCTGTCCGAACTCCACAGACCGAAGCTACCGTTGTAGCGCTGCATCCCCAGCAGGTGCTCGATGCCCATTTCCATCTTGCGTTTGCGCACCTCGGTCGGCTCGCCCTTGATCCCTAGGCGCTTGAGGCTTTCGGCATCGGCGTACAACGACGGGTACAGGCCGCTGGTGGTCTGCTCCAGGCAGCCATACGGGTAGGCTTCCAGGGCACGAATCTGCTCGGCCAGGTTCAGCGGCGGGCGGCTCGAGAGTGCCAGGCTGGCTTCCAGGCCTGCAGGCTCGAAGGCGGCCAGGTCGCCCTCGGGCAGGGTCCACGGCTGGTCCTTGAGGGCCACGCGGTAGTGCTTGAGCATCGCCGGATAGGCGGGGCGCACGCCCAGGGTCCACTCACGCTCGAAGGCATTGGCGGGCTCGCCAGGCAGTTGCAGGCCGGTGACGCGCACGTGCACCTTGCCCTGCCCCAGGCCACCCTGGGCCTGCACCGGAATCATCAACGTGCTGCGCTGGCCCTCGGCCAGGGCGACATTCTGCTGGGCGCTGGTGACCAGGCTCAATTGGCCATCGGTGCTGATCTCGACGTTGAGTTGCTGAGCGCGGCCAGACAGATTGGCCAGGTCCAGCGCCAGGTTGGTCTGGTCGCCGCCAGCGAGGAAGCGCGGCGCCGACAGCTCGGCGATCAACGGTGCGGCCACCACGGTCTTGCCCTCGGCCATGCCGAAGTGCTCGTCGGTCCAGGCCTGGGCCATCAGCCGCAGCTCGCCGTTGAAGTCGGGGATGGCGACCGTCGCCTCGCCTTCGCCCTGCTCGTTCAGGGTCACCGGCAGGCTTTGCTGGGCGACGATGGTCACCGTGGTGTTGGGCCGCTTGCCGCCCTTGGCCATCGCCGCGTCACCACCGAACGCCAGGCTGGCCAGGCGGCCCTGGCCGGCTTCGATCAATTGGCCGTAGATGTCCAGTTGGTCGGCGCCGTAGGCCTTGCGCCCGAACAGGCTGGCGAACGGGTCGGGCGTCTTGAAGTCGGTGATGTTGAGGATGCCCACGTCGACGGCGGACAGCAGCACATGCACCTGCTTGGGAATGCTGCCATCGGCGTTGGCGGCCTTGAAACGGACCGTCAGCGGTTGCTTGGGACGCATCTTCTCCGGTGCCTGCAGGCTCAGCGCGAGCTTGCGCTCGGCACGTGCCAGCGGCAGGTGCAGCACGCCCACGGCGCGCTTGGGCGTGGCATTGGCCTTGCGCTCGCCTGGGCGGATCACCAGGGCGCTGATGTACAGGTCGTGACGGGCCCATTGCTTGTCCAACTGCACGTCGAAGGTCTTGCCCTCGGCCGGCACGTCGATTTCCTGCCACCACAGCGGGCCATCGCTGGACTCGACCATCAGGTAGCCGCTGCCGGCCGCTGGCGGGGTCACGGTGACCTTGGCGCTGGCGCCATCGGCGTAGGCCGGCTTGTCCAGCGCCAGCTTGACCTGGTCGGGGCGTACCGCGCCACCCTCGGCATTGTCCTGGGCGCGGTAGCCGGCCCAGAAGCGTTCACTGGACACCAGCCCGGTCTGCGGGTCTTCGACCTCGACCCTGTAAGGGCCCCACTCGACGGGGAAGGTGAGCTTGGCAGTGGAGCCGGCCTTGACGCTGACCGTCTGCTCGCTCTGGGTGAGGAATTTCTCGTTGTAGTTGTAGCTCCAGCCGTCGCTGTCGGAGTAGTTCCAGTAGTAGTCGCGGCGCTCGCGCACCAGCCGCACCTTGAGTTCGTCGGCGGCGAGCTTGTGCCCTTCACGGTCGGCTACCAGAAACTCGAATTCCACCGGGCCGTCACTGTCGGTTTCGTCACCATCGAACAGGCCACGCAGGCCAGGCAGGCGCTCGGCGGGCCAGATCGGCTGCTCGAGGCGACGGGTGATCGGCCGGCCACCGGACTCCTGCAGGCTGGCCTGCACGGTCAGTTGCAATGGCGAGCGGGCTTCGGTCCAACGGCTTTCGATATCCAGCACGGCTTTGCCGGCCTGGTCGAGGGTGACTTCGTCCAGTTCCAGGTCCTGGTTCAGGTCGGTCTCGGTGACCGCACCGAACTGGTAGCCCGGCAGGGCCGCTACCGCTTCGCGAAGCGGTCGTACGTAGGCCTGCCCGCTCAGGCGGTTGCCAGCGGCCGGGGCGCCGTAGAGGTAGCGGCCATTGACCTGGATGCGGGCATTCTGCTCTGGCGACAGCGGCTTGGCGCTGCCCTTGAGTTCCAGGGCCAGGCGCTCAGGCAGGAAGTCCTCGACCAGGAATTCGTATACCTGCTTGCGCCCACCGCCCAGGTCGAGCAGCAATTGCCAGCGCCCGGTCGGGGCCTCACCGGCCAGTTGCAACTGGTACTGGAACAGGCCATTGGCATCGGCTTCCCAGACGAACTTGCGGCTCACCTGCTCATCGGGGCGGCGCACTTCCACATTGACCGGCTGGGCCTTGACCGGCTTGCCGTCCTGGTCGCGCAGCAGGCCATTGAGCAACACCGTCTCGCCGGGGCGATAGAGGTCGCGCGGGCCGAAGATGAAGAACTGCAACGGGTTGGCCTGGGGGCCGGTGATGTCGAACTCGGCCAGGTCCAGGGCTGCGGTGTTCAGGCGCAGCAGCGTGGTATGCACGCCCTGGGTGGCGATCAGCGTATCGGCCTTGGCGGTGATCGGCAGTTGTGCATGGCCGGCGCCATCGGTGCTGGCCTGGGCCAGCAGCTTGCCCTTGTCATCGTGCAGTTCGAGCTTGACGTCCTTGAGCGCCTTGCCGCCTTCCAGGGCCTGGGCGAACACGTCGAGGCGATCGCGGTAGCGGTGAGCGGAGACGCCGATATCGCTCAGGGTGAACAGCGTGGCGGGCTGCGAGTAATCGTAGGTGCCCGAGGCTCGCATCACCGCCAGGTACACGCCGGGCTCCTGCAGCGGCTTGATGCCGGCGATCGGCAGTAGCACGGTCTCGCGGGTGTTGCGCGCCGGGTTGAGGTCGAAGCGGCCGCTGTAGACCAGGTCGGCCATGTTCAGCGTCTCTTTCGACTGGTAGTAGTACAGGCTGCTGTTGCGCCCCCAGTTGGCGAGGAAGGTCGAGAGCATTTCCGGCTTGACCCGGAAGAACTCGACATCGACCTTGGCGACGTTCAGGGCGATGACCGGCAGGCCTTCGGCCAGGCGCGTAGGCAGCAACGAGCCACGGCTGGCGAAGCCAACGGTCGGTTGCATGTCGCGGGTCTCCAGGCGGCTGACCGATTCATTGGCCAGCTGCAGGCCGTTGACCGCGCGCAGGCCCTTGTCGACGGTCAGCACCAGCTTGCGCTGCGGCTCCAGGTGGCGCAAGCGCAGCTCCATCTGGTTGTCGGACAGCTCCCAGGCGCCGTCGAGCTTGCCTTTGACGGTGTCCACCAGATGCACGCGGCTGGCGAAATCCTGGTCGGCCTCGAGCGGTGCGGAGAAGCTGATGGACAGGGCACTGGCTCCGTCGACCTGCACTTCCGAGACATCCAGCACGGTGAGTTCGCGACCCTCGTAGCGCTTGGCGAGCACCGCCGGATCCTCGCGCTTGGGCGCTGGGGCCGCAGCGGGGGCACTGGCGGCTGGTTTTTCAGCCGGCGTCGGTGTATCGGGGGTGGAGGAGTCACATGCACTGAGCAAGGCCAGCGCGCAGGCCAGCAACAATCCTTTGTTGAACATGGAGTAGGAACTCTTGGGCAGCGTAACGATGAGGTCAGCAACTATAACGTAACGACCGGCGCGATACCTGCGCCTGGCCGACGAATGAGACAGTGTTCGCACGCTTTGGTTGCCGGGCCGTTACAATGCGGCCTGCCTCGAATCAGGAACGACCATGTCCGTGTTAACCGACTGGCGCGACCGCCCTACCCACCGCAGGGTCTGGGCACTGGCCGCGCCGATGATCCTGTCCAACATCTCAGTGCCAATGGTGGCCCTGGTCGACAGCACCGTCATCGGCCACCTGCCCCATGCCCACCAGCTGGGCGCCGTGGCCGTGGGTGCTACCTTGTTCACCTTCATGGTCGGCCTGCTCGGGTTCCTGCGCATGGGCTCGACCGGATTCGCCGCCCAGGCGGCCGGGCGCGCCGATGGTGCGGCGCTGCGCCAGGTGTTGGCGCAAGGGTTGCTGCTAGCGGCCGGCCTGGGCCTGCTGATTGGCCTGCTCGCCCTGCCCTTCAGCCAGTTGGCCCTGCAGGCCATGCAGCCAAGCGCAGCGCTGCAGCAATCCACCGAGGCCTTCTTCCATACGCGCCTGCTCGGCCTGCCGGCGGCGCTGGCCAGCTACGCCCTGGTCGGTTGGTTCCTCGGCACGCAGAACGCGCGGGCGCCGCTGGCGATCCTGCTGACCACCAACCTGCTGAACATCGCGCTCAACCTCTGGTTCGTGCTGGGGCTGGACTGGGGCGTGTTGGGTTCGGCACGGGCATCGGTGATTGCCGAGTGGAGCGCCGCCTTGCTGGGCCTGGCCCTGACTCGCCCGGCGCTGCGCGCCTACCCCGGGCGCATCGCCTGGGCGGCGCTCAAGCGCTGGCAGGCCTGGCGCCCCCTGCTGGCGGTGAACCGCGATATCTTCCTGCGCAGCCTGGCGCTGCAGTTGGTGTTCCTGGCCATCACCGTACAGGGTGCGCGGCTGGGCGAAGCGACGGTGGCGGCCAATGCCCTGCTGCTCAACGGCCTGCTGCTTACCGCCTATGCCCTCGACGGCCTGGCGCATGCCGTCGAGGCGCTGTGCGGCCATGCCATCGGTGCGGGCGAGCGCACGACCTTGCGCCGCTCGCTGGTGGTCGCCGGGGGCTGGTCGCTGATCACCAGCCTCGGCTTCGCCGGCCTGTTCCTGCTCGCCGGGCACCTGTTCATCGACCTGCAAACCGACATCGACAGCGTGCGCGCAGCGGCCTACCCGTACCTGCCGTACCTGGCCGTGCTGCCGTTGGTTGCGGTGTGGAGCTACCTGTTGGATGGCTTGTTCATCGGCGCCACCCGGGCGCGGGAGATGCGCAATGCGATGCTGGTATCGGTGCTGATCGCCCTGCCCGTGGCATGGCTGATGAGCGGATTCGGCAACCATGGGCTGTGGTTGGCGTTTCTCGGCTTCATGGGATTGCGGGCGGTGACGCTGGGGTGGGTTGGGTGGCGGTTGCAGCAGAAAGGGCTCTGGATTCAATAATGCTGGGGCCGCCTTGCGGCCCTATCGCGACGCAAGGCCGCTCCCACTTCGATCGGCGTACGCAGGGCTTTGTGGGAGCAGCCTTGTATCGCGATATGAGGGCGCAGCCCTCACCTGCCCAACTACAGCAGGATTGCGGGCGGTGACGCTGGGGGGATTGGGTGGCGGTTGCAACAGAAAGGGCTCTGGATTCAATAATGCTGGGGCCGCCTTGCGGCCCTATCGCGACGCAAGGCCGCTCCCACCTCGAACGGTGTACGCAGGACTTTGTGGGAGCGGCCTTGTGTCGCGATATGAGGGCGCAGCCCTCACCTGCCCAACTACAGCAGGATTGCGGGCGGTGACGCTGGGGGGATTGGGTGGCGGTTGCAGCAGAAAGGGCTCTGGATTCAATAATGCTGGGGCCGCCTTGCGGCCCTATCGCGACACAAGGCCGCTCCCACTTCGATCGGCGTACGCAGGGCTTTGTGGGAGCAGCCTTGTATCGCGATATGAGGGCGCAGCCCTCACCTGCCCAACTAAAGCCACATGCAATCCCAATGCGGATACTCGCTTGCACGACTAACCAGCCCGGCTCGGATGGGGTTGGCAATGATATACCGCGCCACAGCCTTGATATCTTCCTCTCGCCGCAATGCACGATCATGAAAACCGGGCTGCCAGATATGGCGTCGATCAACCCCGGCTCGATACAGCGCGCAACTGCTTCGCGATTTGAATGCGCACATCAAATCGCTCAGACCGACATTACCCAACTCGATTAACCAATGCAGATGGTCAGGCATCAGAACCCAGGCCAGTGATTTGCACATCCTGTTTTCTTCGCTTGTTCGCAGTTGCTGAACGACGGCCCTCGCCAATCGAAAATCGTTGAACAGAGGGGTGCGATTCCGAGTGGCGGTGGTCACGAGATAAAGGCGCCCTGGCTCGGACCAGCGGCCTCGTCGCAGTAGATGGGAACTGGGACCGTCCATGTCGCTCTCCCTTGAACATTGCATTCAAAAGTACACGGCCAGATCTTGCTCGAAGATAAGAGATGATTACCGTGTGTGACTCAGGTGAGGGCTGCGCCCTCTTATCGCGACGCAAGGCCGCTCCCACAGAAAGAGCAGGAGCGGCCCTGGCGGTCAGGACGACAGGTAGGACGAACGGGTCAGGCCCAGGCGCAGCGCGTCGAGGAACTGGGTCCGCTCGCGGGCGCTGATCTTGGCGCTGGCAACCTTGTCGCGGTAGTGAGTCATCAGCTCCTCGGGCGACAGGTGCACGTAGCGCAGCATGTCCTCGATGGTGTCGTGGGTCTCGATACCCGCGTGGTACACGCTGCCATCGGCGTTCTGGTAGATGTTCACCGAGTCGGTGTCACCGAACAGGTTATGCATGTCGCCGAGAATCTCCTGGTAGGCGCCGACCAGGAACACACCAAGCAAATAGTCCTCGCCCTCCTTGACCGCATGCACCGGCATGCTGGTCTCGATGCTCTGCTCGTCGACGTACTGGTTGATCTTGCCGTCGGAGTCGCAGGTCAGGTCCTGCAGCACAGCGCGGCGCAGCGGCTCCTCGTCCAGGCGGTGCAGCGGGATGATCGGCAGCACCTGGCCGATGGCCCAGGTATCAGGCAGGCTCTGGAACACCGAGAAATTGCAGATGTACTTGTCGGCGAGCTTGTCGTTGAGCTCGTCCAGTACCTGGCGGTGCGAACGCTGGCGGGCCTTCAGCGAATTGTGCAGGCGACGGCAGACGGCGAAGTAGCACTGCTCGGCCAGGGCCTTCTCGGCCAGGGTGATCTTGCCATCGGCATACTGCGCCGCTACGTCGCCCAGGTAATGGGTGGCACGCCAGTAGGTCTCGGTGACCATCTCGATGTCGGTCGGGCCCAGCAGGTCGACCAGCCATTGCACGGTTTGCGGCAGGGCCTCCTTGTTCTCGATGGTCGGCACTTCGTCGTTGTGCTTCTCGACGTCGGTCACCTGGATCACCAACATCGCGTGGTGCGCGGTCAGCGAACGGCCACTTTCCGAGAAGATGTGCGGATGCGGCAGGCCCTGCGCGTCGCAGAACTCCTTGAGCATCCCCACCACCACGCCGGCATAGTCGTCCATGTCGTAGTTGATCGAGCTGGCGTTACGCGAATGGGTGCCGTCGTAGTCCACGCCCAGGCCGCCGCCGACGTCGATGTGATCGACCGGCAGGCCCAACGCACGCAGCTCGCCGTAGTAACGGATGGCTTCCTTGAAACCGTGCTGGTAGTCAGCCAAGTTGGCGATCTGCGAGCCCATGTGGAAGTGCAGCAGGCGGATGCCCTGATCCAGCCCTGCATCACGGAAACGCTGGACCACGGAAATCAACTGGGCAGCCGAAAGGCCGAACTTGGATTTTTCACCCCCGGTGTCGGCCCACTTGCTCGAGGCCAACGACGACAGGCGAACGCGCAGGCCGACCTGCGGCTTGACCTTGAGTTCGGCGGCCTCCTCGATCACCAGGGCGACCTCGGACTCCTTCTCGATGACAATGAACACGTTGTGGCCGAGCTTCTGGCCCATCAGCGCCAGGCGAATGAACTCACGGTCCTTGTAACCGTTGCAGACGATGGTACCGCCCTTGGGCGCCAGCGCCAGCACCGCCAGCAGTTCCGGCTTGGAACCGGCCTCCAGGCCGATCGACACGTTCTGCGTGGCGATGATGTTCTCCACCACCGCTTCCTGCTGGTTGACCTTGATCGGGTACAACGCGGTGTACTGGCTCTGGTATTCCAGGCGGGCGATGTTGGCATCGAACGCCCCGGTCAACTGGCGCACGCGGTCCTGCAGGATATCCGGGAAGCGCACCAGCAACGGCAGCGAAAGGCCGCTCTGACGCAGTTGGTCGACCTGCTCGAAGAGGTCGATGGGGGCACTGTCTGGGCCATTGGGGCGCACTTCGACGCGCCCGGCTTCATTGATGGCGAAATAACCAGCGCCCCAATGGCGGATACCATAAACACTGCGGCTGTCGGCCACGGTCCACTGGCTGCCATCATCTTTGCGTGTGCGTCGTACGGACATTCAAGTCCCCCATGAATAAGTCGAAGACACTGCCCCCGGCACGGTGGCGGGCGCAGTGTAAAAGCTGAAAATGACGATTCATCCGTGTGCAGTCATAGACCTTGCCCACGGGAACGAGTTTAGAAAGTGCTGGGCGAAAACGCGCGGACAGCTTCAGCCGCCGGACTTCTTCGCCTTGAAACCCTGCTTGGTCAGCTCGCCGATCAACAGTTCGACATGGTCGCCCTGGATCTCGATCACGCCCTCTTTCAGGGCGCCACCGGTACCGCAGCGACGCTTGAGCGTGCCGGCCAGCGCCTTGAGCTGGTCGAGGGGCAGCGGCACACCGGTGACGGTGGTCACGGTCTTGCCGCCACGGCCCTTGCTCTCGCGACGTACGCGGGCGATGCCGTCGCCTTCGGGGATGACCTGCTGCTTGCAGATGCAGGCATCCACCGGCTGGCCACAATCGGGGCAGTGCCGACCTGAATCGGTGGAGTAAACGAGACCGCCAAGGGCGGCGAAGGAAGAAGCTTTCTTGGCCACTTTTGATCCTCTGTGCTGAGGACAAAAACTGGTCGGCGGGTGCCGACCGCGAAGCCCCACTCTGGCAGGGGCGGCGCTACTGCCACACAACGTGCGACAGCCCGAAAAGGCCGCGCAGTGTAACGGTAATTGGTGCGATTGCTAAGTACTGGAATGCGCCATTTTGCGAATGTTTTGCGACCCCACGCAGGCTCGGAGGCTGCTCTGCAGCCTTTTCGCGACGCAAGGCCGCTCCCACTGCAAGCGACGCGGGTCTTGTGGGGGCGGCCTTGCGCCGCGAAAGGACCGCAAAGCGGTCCCTGCCGTCACCCGAGGCTGGCCTTGTACCGCTGCAACGCCGCCAACGAGTCGGGACAATACGGTTTTTCCAGGCTCTCGCGCTCAGCCTGCGCCAAGCTGACGAACCGCGCCTCGATCACTTCTTCGGGTTGCAGGCGCAAAGGCGCATCCGACACTGCCGAATACACCGCGCACCACAAGCGGTTATCCGGCTGATCGAAGTAGAACCGCTCATGAAAGCGCAGCTCGACGCCTTCGATCCCCAGCTCTTCGGCAAGCTCGCGCCGCGCCGAGTCGCTGTAGGCCTCGCCGGCCGCCACCATGCCGCCAGCCGCTACATCCCAGTAACCCGGATACAGCGCCTTGCTCAAGGTACGCCGGTGCACACACAGCTCGCCCGCGCCGTTGAACAGCAGGATGAACGTACATCGGCCGATCAGCCCACGCTCGCGCAGTTCCGCCCTGGGCAGCGCGCCGAGCACCTGGTCGGCCTCGTCCAC
Proteins encoded in this window:
- a CDS encoding alpha-2-macroglobulin family protein; protein product: MFNKGLLLACALALLSACDSSTPDTPTPAEKPAASAPAAAPAPKREDPAVLAKRYEGRELTVLDVSEVQVDGASALSISFSAPLEADQDFASRVHLVDTVKGKLDGAWELSDNQMELRLRHLEPQRKLVLTVDKGLRAVNGLQLANESVSRLETRDMQPTVGFASRGSLLPTRLAEGLPVIALNVAKVDVEFFRVKPEMLSTFLANWGRNSSLYYYQSKETLNMADLVYSGRFDLNPARNTRETVLLPIAGIKPLQEPGVYLAVMRASGTYDYSQPATLFTLSDIGVSAHRYRDRLDVFAQALEGGKALKDVKLELHDDKGKLLAQASTDGAGHAQLPITAKADTLIATQGVHTTLLRLNTAALDLAEFDITGPQANPLQFFIFGPRDLYRPGETVLLNGLLRDQDGKPVKAQPVNVEVRRPDEQVSRKFVWEADANGLFQYQLQLAGEAPTGRWQLLLDLGGGRKQVYEFLVEDFLPERLALELKGSAKPLSPEQNARIQVNGRYLYGAPAAGNRLSGQAYVRPLREAVAALPGYQFGAVTETDLNQDLELDEVTLDQAGKAVLDIESRWTEARSPLQLTVQASLQESGGRPITRRLEQPIWPAERLPGLRGLFDGDETDSDGPVEFEFLVADREGHKLAADELKVRLVRERRDYYWNYSDSDGWSYNYNEKFLTQSEQTVSVKAGSTAKLTFPVEWGPYRVEVEDPQTGLVSSERFWAGYRAQDNAEGGAVRPDQVKLALDKPAYADGASAKVTVTPPAAGSGYLMVESSDGPLWWQEIDVPAEGKTFDVQLDKQWARHDLYISALVIRPGERKANATPKRAVGVLHLPLARAERKLALSLQAPEKMRPKQPLTVRFKAANADGSIPKQVHVLLSAVDVGILNITDFKTPDPFASLFGRKAYGADQLDIYGQLIEAGQGRLASLAFGGDAAMAKGGKRPNTTVTIVAQQSLPVTLNEQGEGEATVAIPDFNGELRLMAQAWTDEHFGMAEGKTVVAAPLIAELSAPRFLAGGDQTNLALDLANLSGRAQQLNVEISTDGQLSLVTSAQQNVALAEGQRSTLMIPVQAQGGLGQGKVHVRVTGLQLPGEPANAFEREWTLGVRPAYPAMLKHYRVALKDQPWTLPEGDLAAFEPAGLEASLALSSRPPLNLAEQIRALEAYPYGCLEQTTSGLYPSLYADAESLKRLGIKGEPTEVRKRKMEMGIEHLLGMQRYNGSFGLWSSDSEEEYWLTAYVTDFLLRARDQGYGVPAEALKKANERLLRYLQERNLIEVDYSENAEHTRFAVQAYAALVLARSQQAPLGALRSLFERRADARSGLPLVQLAVALDKMGDKPRSQQALQAGLGIGRSKGWMADYGSSLRDQALILALLQENDLASGQVDQRLFALSDELAANRWLSTQERNALYLAGRGLLGKPEGQWQARLDSAGEVRELNNAESGMKLEGPLLASPLSVQNEGSETLYQQLTLSGYPRQAPAAMGNGMEIRREYLGMNGQALDLHNLRSGDLVLVHLALKSQDRVPDALVVDLLPAGLELENQNLAQSAASLDNASSAVKQWRESMQNASVVHQEYRDDRYVAALKLDGYGTTHLLYLARAVTPGTYRVPPPQVESMYRPNLQAVGDGQGEMTVKAR
- a CDS encoding MATE family efflux transporter; translated protein: MSVLTDWRDRPTHRRVWALAAPMILSNISVPMVALVDSTVIGHLPHAHQLGAVAVGATLFTFMVGLLGFLRMGSTGFAAQAAGRADGAALRQVLAQGLLLAAGLGLLIGLLALPFSQLALQAMQPSAALQQSTEAFFHTRLLGLPAALASYALVGWFLGTQNARAPLAILLTTNLLNIALNLWFVLGLDWGVLGSARASVIAEWSAALLGLALTRPALRAYPGRIAWAALKRWQAWRPLLAVNRDIFLRSLALQLVFLAITVQGARLGEATVAANALLLNGLLLTAYALDGLAHAVEALCGHAIGAGERTTLRRSLVVAGGWSLITSLGFAGLFLLAGHLFIDLQTDIDSVRAAAYPYLPYLAVLPLVAVWSYLLDGLFIGATRAREMRNAMLVSVLIALPVAWLMSGFGNHGLWLAFLGFMGLRAVTLGWVGWRLQQKGLWIQ
- a CDS encoding REP-associated tyrosine transposase, with amino-acid sequence MDGPSSHLLRRGRWSEPGRLYLVTTATRNRTPLFNDFRLARAVVQQLRTSEENRMCKSLAWVLMPDHLHWLIELGNVGLSDLMCAFKSRSSCALYRAGVDRRHIWQPGFHDRALRREEDIKAVARYIIANPIRAGLVSRASEYPHWDCMWL
- the speA gene encoding arginine decarboxylase, with the protein product MSVRRTRKDDGSQWTVADSRSVYGIRHWGAGYFAINEAGRVEVRPNGPDSAPIDLFEQVDQLRQSGLSLPLLVRFPDILQDRVRQLTGAFDANIARLEYQSQYTALYPIKVNQQEAVVENIIATQNVSIGLEAGSKPELLAVLALAPKGGTIVCNGYKDREFIRLALMGQKLGHNVFIVIEKESEVALVIEEAAELKVKPQVGLRVRLSSLASSKWADTGGEKSKFGLSAAQLISVVQRFRDAGLDQGIRLLHFHMGSQIANLADYQHGFKEAIRYYGELRALGLPVDHIDVGGGLGVDYDGTHSRNASSINYDMDDYAGVVVGMLKEFCDAQGLPHPHIFSESGRSLTAHHAMLVIQVTDVEKHNDEVPTIENKEALPQTVQWLVDLLGPTDIEMVTETYWRATHYLGDVAAQYADGKITLAEKALAEQCYFAVCRRLHNSLKARQRSHRQVLDELNDKLADKYICNFSVFQSLPDTWAIGQVLPIIPLHRLDEEPLRRAVLQDLTCDSDGKINQYVDEQSIETSMPVHAVKEGEDYLLGVFLVGAYQEILGDMHNLFGDTDSVNIYQNADGSVYHAGIETHDTIEDMLRYVHLSPEELMTHYRDKVASAKISARERTQFLDALRLGLTRSSYLSS
- a CDS encoding translation initiation factor Sui1 gives rise to the protein MAKKASSFAALGGLVYSTDSGRHCPDCGQPVDACICKQQVIPEGDGIARVRRESKGRGGKTVTTVTGVPLPLDQLKALAGTLKRRCGTGGALKEGVIEIQGDHVELLIGELTKQGFKAKKSGG
- a CDS encoding NUDIX hydrolase, with amino-acid sequence MTIDPAEAAHRAASDRELVAWVDEADQVLGALPRAELRERGLIGRCTFILLFNGAGELCVHRRTLSKALYPGYWDVAAGGMVAAGEAYSDSARRELAEELGIEGVELRFHERFYFDQPDNRLWCAVYSAVSDAPLRLQPEEVIEARFVSLAQAERESLEKPYCPDSLAALQRYKASLG